The Streptomyces sp. DH-12 genome has a window encoding:
- a CDS encoding IclR family transcriptional regulator, giving the protein MARNIQSLERAAAMLRLLAGGERRLGLSDIASSLGLAKGTAHGILRTLQQEGFVEQDEASGRYQLGAELLRLGTTYLDVHELRARALVWTDDLARSSGESVYLGVLHQQGVLIVHHVFRPDDSRQVLEIGAMQPLHSTALGKVLSAYDPVAHSEALEADRKAFTDRTVCDVGAFEQILDLTRARGYAADVEETWEGVASLAAPIHDRRRMPVGAVGITGAVERLRKDGELRPELIAAVRDCARAVSRDLGAGRF; this is encoded by the coding sequence ATGGCACGGAACATCCAGTCGCTCGAACGGGCGGCAGCGATGCTGCGCCTGCTCGCGGGCGGCGAGCGACGGCTCGGCCTCTCGGACATCGCCTCCTCGCTGGGCCTGGCCAAGGGCACCGCCCACGGCATCCTGCGCACCCTCCAGCAGGAGGGGTTCGTCGAGCAGGACGAGGCGTCCGGCCGTTACCAGCTGGGCGCCGAGCTGCTGCGCCTGGGCACCACCTACCTGGACGTCCACGAGCTGCGGGCCCGCGCCCTGGTGTGGACGGACGACCTGGCCCGCTCCAGCGGCGAGAGCGTCTACCTCGGGGTGCTGCACCAGCAGGGCGTGCTCATCGTGCACCACGTCTTCCGGCCCGACGACAGCCGGCAGGTGCTGGAGATCGGCGCGATGCAGCCGCTGCACTCCACGGCCCTCGGCAAGGTCCTGTCCGCCTACGACCCGGTCGCGCACAGCGAGGCCCTGGAGGCCGACCGCAAGGCGTTCACCGACCGCACGGTGTGCGACGTCGGCGCCTTCGAGCAGATCCTCGACCTCACCCGCGCGCGGGGTTACGCCGCGGACGTGGAGGAGACCTGGGAGGGCGTGGCCTCGCTCGCCGCGCCCATCCACGACCGGCGGCGCATGCCGGTCGGGGCGGTCGGCATCACGGGGGCGGTGGAGCGGCTGCGCAAGGACGGCGAGCTGCGGCCCGAGCTGATCGCGGCGGTGCGGGACTGCGCCCGCGCGGTGTCGCGGGACCTGGGCGCCGGACGCTTCTGA
- the metH gene encoding methionine synthase, whose product MASLPLTPSADSRTRVSALREALATRVVVADGAMGTMLQAQDPTLEDFQNLEGCNEILNLTRPDIVRSVHSEYFGAGVDCVETNTFGANLTALGEYDIPERVLELSEAGARIARETADEFTGRDGRPRWVLGSMGPGTKLPTLGHTTFGAIRDAYQQNAEGLLAGGADALLVETTQDLLQTKASVIAARRAMKAVGLEVPLIVSVTVETTGTMLLGSEIGAALTALEPLGIDMVGLNCATGPAEMSEHLRYLARHSRVPLSCMPNAGLPELTKDGAHYPLTAPELADAQETFVQEYGLSLVGGCCGTTPEHLRQLVERVRDLAPAERDPRPEPGAASLYQSVPFRQDTSYLAIGERTNANGSKKFREAMLEGRWDDCVEMARDQIREGAHMLDLCVDYVGRDGVADMEELAGRFATASTLPVVLDSTEVDVIRAGLEKLGGRAVINSVNYEDGDGPESRFARVTELAREHGAALIALTIDEEGQARTAEKKVEIAERLIADLTGNWGIREEDILVDCLTFTICTGQEESRKDGVATIEGIRELKRRHPDVQTTLGLSNISFGLNPAARILLNSVFLDECVKAGLDSAIVHASKILPIARFSEEEVRTALDLIYDRRREGYDPLQKLMQLFEGATAKSLKAGKAEELAALPLDERLKRRIIDGERNGLEADLDEALQTRKALDIVNDTLLDGMKVVGELFGSGQMQLPFVLQSAEVMKNAVAHLEPHMEKTDEAGKGTIVLATVRGDVHDIGKNLVDIILSNNGYNVVNLGIKQPVSAILEAADEHKADVIGMSGLLVKSTVIMKENLEELNQRGLAADYPVILGGAALTRAYVEQDLHEIYQGEVRYARDAFEGLRLMDALIGIKRGVPGAKLPELRQRRVRAAAVEIDERPEEGSVRSDVATDNPVPEPPFWGTRVIKGIQLKEYASWLDEGALFKGQWGLKQARTGEGPTYEELVETEGRPRLRGLLDRLQTENLLEAAVVYGYFPCVSKDDDLIVLDEEGNERTRFTFPRQRRGRRLCLADFFRPEESGEKDVVGFQVVTVGSRIGEETARLFEADAYRDYLELHGLSVQLAEALAEYWHARVRSELGFAGEDPAAMEDMFALKYRGARFSLGYGACPDLEDRAKIADLLQPERIGVQLSEEFQLHPEQSTDAIVIHHPEAKYFNAR is encoded by the coding sequence ATGGCCTCGTTGCCGCTGACCCCTTCCGCCGACAGCCGGACCCGCGTGTCCGCGCTCCGTGAGGCCCTGGCCACCCGTGTGGTGGTCGCCGACGGAGCGATGGGCACCATGCTCCAGGCCCAGGACCCGACTCTCGAGGACTTCCAGAACCTCGAGGGCTGCAACGAGATCCTGAACCTGACCCGCCCCGACATCGTCCGGTCGGTCCATTCCGAGTACTTCGGCGCGGGCGTGGACTGCGTGGAGACCAACACGTTCGGCGCCAACCTCACCGCTTTGGGCGAGTACGACATCCCCGAGCGCGTCCTCGAGCTGTCCGAGGCGGGCGCCCGCATCGCCCGCGAGACGGCGGACGAGTTCACCGGCCGCGACGGCCGGCCGCGCTGGGTGCTGGGCTCCATGGGTCCGGGCACCAAGCTGCCCACCCTCGGCCACACCACCTTCGGCGCCATCCGCGACGCCTACCAGCAGAACGCGGAGGGCCTGCTCGCCGGCGGCGCCGACGCGCTGCTGGTGGAGACCACCCAGGACCTGCTGCAGACCAAGGCCTCCGTCATCGCCGCCCGCCGCGCCATGAAGGCCGTCGGCCTCGAGGTCCCGCTGATCGTGTCGGTCACGGTGGAGACCACCGGCACGATGCTGCTCGGCTCCGAGATCGGCGCGGCCCTGACCGCGCTGGAGCCGCTCGGCATCGACATGGTCGGCCTGAACTGCGCGACCGGCCCCGCCGAGATGAGCGAGCACCTGCGCTACCTCGCCCGGCACTCCCGCGTCCCGCTGTCGTGCATGCCGAACGCGGGCCTGCCCGAGCTGACCAAGGACGGCGCCCACTACCCGCTGACGGCGCCCGAGCTGGCGGACGCGCAGGAGACGTTCGTGCAGGAGTACGGGCTGTCGCTGGTGGGCGGCTGCTGCGGCACCACCCCTGAGCACCTGCGGCAGCTGGTGGAGCGCGTGCGGGACCTGGCCCCCGCGGAGCGCGACCCCCGTCCCGAGCCGGGTGCGGCGTCGCTGTACCAGTCGGTGCCGTTCCGTCAGGACACCTCCTACCTGGCGATCGGTGAGCGGACGAACGCCAACGGGTCGAAGAAGTTCCGTGAGGCCATGCTGGAGGGCCGCTGGGACGACTGCGTGGAGATGGCCCGGGACCAGATCCGCGAGGGCGCGCACATGCTCGACCTGTGCGTGGACTATGTGGGCCGGGACGGCGTGGCCGACATGGAGGAGCTGGCGGGCCGGTTCGCGACCGCCTCCACGCTGCCGGTCGTGCTGGACTCCACCGAGGTGGACGTGATCCGGGCGGGCCTGGAGAAGCTCGGCGGCCGTGCGGTGATCAACTCGGTGAACTACGAGGACGGCGACGGTCCCGAGTCCCGCTTCGCGCGGGTGACCGAGCTGGCACGGGAGCACGGTGCGGCGCTGATCGCGCTGACGATCGACGAGGAGGGGCAGGCGCGCACGGCGGAGAAGAAGGTCGAGATCGCCGAACGCCTGATCGCGGACCTGACCGGGAACTGGGGCATCCGCGAGGAGGACATCCTCGTCGACTGCCTGACGTTCACGATCTGCACGGGGCAGGAGGAGTCCCGCAAGGACGGCGTGGCCACGATCGAGGGCATCCGCGAGCTGAAGCGCCGCCACCCGGACGTGCAGACCACGCTGGGTCTGTCGAACATCTCCTTCGGTCTGAACCCGGCCGCCCGCATCCTGCTGAACTCCGTCTTCCTCGACGAGTGCGTGAAGGCGGGCCTGGACTCGGCGATCGTGCACGCGAGCAAGATCCTCCCCATCGCCCGGTTCAGTGAGGAAGAGGTGCGGACCGCCCTCGACCTGATCTACGACCGCCGCCGTGAGGGCTACGACCCGCTGCAGAAGCTCATGCAGCTCTTCGAGGGCGCGACGGCGAAGTCGCTCAAGGCGGGCAAGGCCGAGGAGCTGGCCGCGCTGCCGCTGGACGAGCGTCTCAAGCGCCGCATCATCGACGGCGAACGCAACGGTCTGGAGGCCGATCTCGACGAGGCGCTGCAGACGCGCAAGGCCCTCGACATCGTCAACGACACCCTGCTGGACGGCATGAAGGTGGTCGGCGAGCTGTTCGGCTCCGGGCAGATGCAGCTGCCGTTCGTGCTCCAGTCCGCCGAGGTCATGAAGAACGCGGTCGCCCACCTCGAGCCGCACATGGAGAAGACCGACGAGGCCGGCAAGGGCACGATCGTGCTGGCCACGGTGCGCGGCGACGTCCACGACATCGGCAAGAACCTGGTCGACATCATCCTGTCGAACAACGGCTACAACGTCGTCAACCTCGGCATCAAGCAGCCCGTCTCCGCGATCCTGGAGGCCGCCGACGAGCACAAGGCCGACGTGATCGGCATGTCGGGTCTGCTGGTGAAGTCCACGGTGATCATGAAGGAGAACCTGGAGGAGCTCAACCAGCGGGGTCTGGCCGCCGACTACCCGGTCATCCTGGGCGGCGCCGCCCTCACCCGCGCCTACGTCGAGCAGGACCTGCACGAGATCTACCAGGGCGAGGTCCGCTACGCCCGCGACGCCTTCGAGGGCCTGCGCCTGATGGACGCCCTCATCGGCATCAAGCGCGGCGTGCCCGGCGCGAAGCTGCCCGAGCTGAGGCAGCGCCGGGTCCGCGCGGCCGCCGTCGAGATCGACGAGCGGCCCGAAGAGGGCAGCGTGCGCTCCGACGTGGCCACCGACAACCCGGTCCCGGAGCCGCCGTTCTGGGGCACCCGTGTGATCAAGGGCATCCAGCTCAAGGAGTACGCGTCCTGGCTCGACGAGGGCGCGCTGTTCAAGGGCCAGTGGGGTCTGAAGCAGGCCCGCACCGGTGAGGGCCCCACCTACGAGGAGCTGGTGGAGACCGAGGGCCGGCCGCGACTGCGCGGTCTGCTGGACCGGCTGCAGACGGAGAACCTGCTGGAGGCGGCCGTGGTCTACGGCTACTTCCCCTGCGTCTCCAAGGACGACGACCTGATCGTCCTGGACGAGGAGGGCAACGAGCGCACCCGCTTCACCTTCCCCCGCCAGCGCCGCGGCCGCCGGCTGTGCCTGGCCGACTTCTTCCGCCCGGAGGAGTCCGGCGAGAAGGACGTCGTCGGCTTCCAGGTCGTCACCGTCGGCTCCCGCATCGGCGAGGAGACCGCCCGGCTGTTCGAGGCCGACGCCTACCGCGACTACCTCGAACTCCACGGCCTGTCCGTCCAGCTCGCCGAAGCCCTCGCCGAGTACTGGCACGCCCGCGTCCGCTCCGAGCTCGGCTTCGCCGGCGAGGACCCCGCCGCCATGGAGGACATGTTCGCCCTGAAGTACCGGGGCGCCCGCTTCTCCCTCGGCTACGGCGCCTGCCCCGACCTGGAGGACCGCGCCAAGATCGCGGACCTGCTCCAGCCGGAACGCATCGGCGTCCAGCTCTCCGAGGAGTTCCAGCTCCACCCCGAGCAGTCCACGGACGCCATCGTGATCCACCACCCGGAGGCGAAGTACTTCAACGCCCGCTGA
- a CDS encoding HAD family phosphatase encodes MTSTVPALGTRTAEGSALQAVLLDMDGTLVDTEGFWWDVETEVFASLGHTLDDAWRHIVVGGPMARSAGFLIEATGADIGLDELTVLLNDAFESRIDHNLPLMPGAARLLAELAEHEIPTALVSASHRRIIDRVLPVLGPEHFALSVAGDEVPRTKPHPDPYLAAAAGLGADPVRCAVVEDTVTGVTAAEAAGCQVVVVPSVGPITPAARRTIVPSLHVVDLPFLRGLMTDLR; translated from the coding sequence ATGACCAGTACGGTCCCCGCGCTCGGAACCCGTACGGCCGAAGGCTCGGCCCTCCAGGCCGTGCTCCTCGACATGGACGGCACCCTGGTGGACACCGAGGGCTTCTGGTGGGACGTCGAGACGGAGGTCTTCGCCTCCCTCGGACACACCCTCGACGACGCCTGGCGCCACATCGTGGTCGGCGGCCCCATGGCCCGCAGCGCGGGGTTCCTCATCGAGGCGACCGGGGCCGACATCGGCCTCGACGAACTCACGGTGCTGCTCAACGACGCCTTCGAGAGCCGCATCGACCACAACCTGCCGCTGATGCCGGGGGCCGCGCGCCTGCTCGCCGAGCTGGCCGAGCACGAGATCCCGACGGCGCTCGTCTCCGCCTCCCACCGGCGCATCATCGACCGGGTGCTGCCCGTCCTGGGCCCCGAGCACTTCGCCCTGTCCGTCGCGGGCGACGAGGTGCCGCGCACCAAGCCGCACCCCGACCCCTACCTCGCGGCGGCCGCCGGGCTCGGCGCCGACCCCGTGCGCTGCGCGGTCGTCGAGGACACGGTCACCGGCGTCACCGCCGCCGAGGCCGCCGGCTGCCAGGTCGTCGTGGTGCCGTCCGTGGGCCCGATCACCCCGGCCGCCCGGCGCACGATCGTCCCCTCGCTCCACGTGGTGGACCTGCCGTTCCTGCGCGGTCTGATGACGGACCTGCGCTAG
- a CDS encoding ABC transporter substrate-binding protein gives MNRKTLVLAAAMGLLAPVLAACGDSESGSGGGDAIVVGTTDRFTASEEEGLAPLDPAWAYDVGTWNILRQTVQTLMVQPRGDGEPVPEAAESCGFTDAGNERYTCTLREGLKFSNGDPITAQDVKYSIERALSLKGDSGVFALLSTIDTVETQGDREVIFHLKAADATFPYKLSTPVAGIVSKDDYAQDKLREGFDIDGSGPYTMESEVKDGTLVRATFTKNPSYKGALQVNNDKVELVNYDSADAMGDALDDGEIDVMTRSMSPEQIQKLANATDGEVELVESPGLEIRYLAFNTKAESVKDKAVRQAMAQLINRDELVAKVYGSQAEPLFSLVPAGVTGHSNAFFNTYGDPDVAKARELLEDAGVDTPVKLTLHYTTDHYGPATKAEFEQLSKQLNDSGLFETDIQGTSWNKFRPAGQKGKYDVYGMGWFPDYPDADAFVAPFLAEDNFLNSPYVNTEIRKELIPESRRQADRLNASESFTKIQNIVADEVPVLPLWQGKQYLAARDNITGTAYALNSSSTLQLWELGRGVSG, from the coding sequence ATGAACCGCAAGACTTTGGTGCTGGCGGCCGCAATGGGCCTGCTCGCGCCGGTGCTCGCCGCCTGTGGTGACAGCGAGAGCGGGAGCGGCGGCGGCGATGCGATCGTCGTGGGCACCACCGACCGGTTCACCGCCTCCGAGGAAGAGGGACTCGCTCCCCTCGACCCCGCCTGGGCCTACGACGTCGGCACCTGGAACATCCTGCGGCAGACCGTCCAGACCCTCATGGTCCAGCCCCGCGGCGACGGCGAGCCGGTTCCCGAGGCCGCCGAGTCGTGCGGCTTCACCGACGCCGGCAACGAGCGGTACACCTGCACCCTGCGCGAGGGCCTGAAGTTCTCCAACGGCGACCCCATCACCGCGCAGGACGTGAAGTACTCCATCGAGCGCGCCCTCTCCCTCAAGGGCGACAGCGGTGTCTTCGCGCTGCTGTCCACCATCGACACCGTCGAGACGCAGGGCGACCGCGAGGTGATCTTCCACCTCAAGGCGGCCGACGCCACCTTCCCGTACAAGCTGTCCACCCCGGTCGCGGGCATCGTCAGCAAGGACGACTACGCCCAGGACAAGCTGCGCGAGGGCTTCGACATCGACGGCTCCGGCCCGTACACGATGGAGAGCGAGGTCAAGGACGGCACCCTGGTCCGCGCCACCTTCACCAAGAACCCCTCGTACAAGGGCGCGCTCCAGGTCAACAACGACAAGGTCGAGCTGGTCAACTACGACAGCGCCGACGCCATGGGCGACGCGCTGGACGACGGCGAGATCGACGTCATGACCCGCAGCATGTCGCCGGAGCAGATCCAGAAGCTGGCCAACGCCACCGACGGCGAGGTCGAACTGGTGGAGTCCCCGGGTCTGGAGATCCGCTACCTGGCCTTCAACACCAAGGCCGAGTCGGTGAAGGACAAGGCCGTCCGCCAGGCGATGGCCCAGCTGATCAACCGCGACGAGCTCGTCGCCAAGGTCTACGGCAGCCAGGCCGAGCCGCTGTTCTCGCTGGTGCCCGCCGGCGTCACCGGCCACTCCAACGCCTTCTTCAACACGTACGGCGACCCGGACGTCGCCAAGGCCCGCGAGCTGCTCGAGGATGCCGGCGTCGACACGCCGGTGAAGCTCACGCTGCACTACACGACCGACCACTACGGTCCGGCCACCAAGGCCGAGTTCGAGCAGCTCAGCAAGCAGCTCAACGACAGCGGCCTGTTCGAGACGGACATCCAGGGCACCTCCTGGAACAAGTTCCGGCCGGCCGGGCAGAAGGGCAAGTACGACGTCTACGGCATGGGCTGGTTCCCGGACTACCCGGACGCCGACGCCTTCGTCGCGCCCTTCCTCGCCGAGGACAACTTCCTCAACTCGCCCTACGTCAACACCGAGATCCGCAAGGAGCTGATCCCCGAGTCGCGCCGCCAGGCCGACCGCCTCAACGCCTCGGAGAGCTTCACGAAGATCCAGAACATCGTCGCCGACGAGGTCCCCGTGCTGCCGCTGTGGCAGGGCAAGCAGTACCTCGCCGCCCGTGACAACATCACCGGCACCGCCTACGCGCTCAACTCCTCCTCCACGCTCCAGCTGTGGGAGCTCGGACGCGGCGTCAGCGGCTGA
- a CDS encoding response regulator transcription factor, whose amino-acid sequence MAIRVLLVDDQPLLRTGFRMILEAEQDLAVVGEAGDGLQALDQVRALQPDVVLMDIRMPRMDGVEATRQITGPERNGPAKVLVLTTFDLDEYVVEALKAGASGFLLKDAPANELVQAIRVVAAGEAMLAPSITRRLLDKYATHLPSGEEPVPDTLHTLTDREVEVLKLVARGLSNAEIAADLFVSETTVKTHVGHVLTKLGLRDRVQAAVYAYESGLVRPGAQ is encoded by the coding sequence GTGGCCATCCGCGTCCTACTGGTCGACGACCAGCCGCTGCTGCGCACCGGATTCCGGATGATCCTGGAGGCCGAACAGGACCTCGCGGTCGTCGGCGAGGCAGGGGACGGCCTCCAGGCCCTGGACCAGGTGCGGGCGCTGCAGCCCGACGTGGTGCTGATGGACATCCGCATGCCGCGGATGGACGGGGTGGAGGCCACCCGCCAGATCACCGGCCCGGAGCGGAACGGCCCGGCGAAGGTGCTGGTGCTGACCACGTTCGATCTCGACGAGTACGTGGTGGAGGCGCTGAAGGCGGGAGCCAGCGGCTTCCTGCTGAAGGACGCCCCGGCCAACGAGCTGGTACAGGCGATCCGTGTGGTGGCCGCCGGTGAGGCGATGCTCGCGCCGAGCATCACGCGCCGGCTGCTGGACAAGTACGCCACGCACCTGCCGTCCGGCGAGGAGCCGGTGCCGGACACGCTGCACACGCTGACCGACCGCGAGGTCGAGGTGCTGAAGCTGGTGGCGCGCGGGCTGTCCAACGCGGAGATCGCCGCCGACCTGTTCGTCAGCGAGACCACCGTGAAGACACACGTCGGTCATGTGCTGACCAAGCTGGGACTGCGCGACCGCGTGCAGGCCGCGGTGTACGCGTACGAGAGCGGGCTGGTGCGCCCCGGCGCGCAGTAG
- a CDS encoding RecB family exonuclease, producing METSTEGATRPDISPAVSGEAADTAVAAGPPAAPPASLSPSRASDFMQCPLLYRFRVIDRLPEKPSEAATRGTLVHAVLERLFDAPATDRTVPRAKSLVPGQWDRLRESRPEVAELFADDPEGERLARWLTEAEALVERWFTLEDPSRLEPAERELFVEAELDSGLRLRGIIDRVDVAPTGEVRIVDYKTGKAPRPEYAEGALFQMKFYALVVWRLRKVVPRRLQLVYLGSGDVLTYDPVLADLERVERKLLALWEAIRRATETGDWRPRPTKLCGWCDHQAHCPEFGGTPPPYPLPLRAPESGGTEQGRMGPD from the coding sequence ATGGAGACGAGCACCGAGGGCGCGACGCGGCCCGACATCAGCCCCGCCGTGTCCGGGGAGGCAGCGGACACCGCCGTGGCGGCCGGGCCCCCCGCCGCGCCGCCCGCCTCGCTGTCGCCGTCCCGTGCGAGTGACTTCATGCAGTGCCCGCTGCTGTACCGGTTCCGGGTGATCGACCGGCTGCCGGAGAAGCCGAGCGAGGCGGCGACCCGGGGCACGCTGGTGCACGCGGTGCTGGAGCGGCTGTTCGACGCCCCGGCCACCGACCGCACCGTGCCGCGCGCGAAGTCGCTGGTCCCCGGCCAGTGGGACCGGCTGCGCGAGAGCCGGCCGGAGGTCGCGGAGCTGTTCGCGGACGACCCGGAGGGCGAGCGGCTGGCCCGTTGGCTCACGGAGGCGGAGGCGCTGGTCGAGCGGTGGTTCACGCTGGAGGACCCGAGCCGGCTCGAGCCCGCCGAGCGGGAGCTGTTCGTGGAGGCGGAGCTCGACTCCGGGCTGCGGCTGCGCGGGATCATCGACCGGGTGGACGTGGCGCCCACCGGCGAGGTGCGGATCGTCGACTACAAGACGGGCAAGGCGCCCCGCCCGGAGTACGCGGAGGGCGCGCTGTTCCAGATGAAGTTCTACGCCCTCGTGGTGTGGCGGCTGAGGAAGGTCGTCCCGCGCCGCCTCCAGCTGGTGTACCTGGGCAGCGGGGACGTGCTGACGTACGACCCGGTGCTCGCCGATCTGGAGCGGGTGGAGCGCAAGCTGCTCGCGCTGTGGGAGGCGATCCGGCGGGCGACCGAGACGGGCGACTGGCGGCCGCGCCCGACGAAGCTCTGCGGCTGGTGCGACCACCAGGCACATTGTCCGGAGTTCGGCGGCACTCCCCCGCCGTATCCCCTGCCCTTGAGGGCGCCTGAGTCCGGCGGGACCGAGCAGGGCAGAATGGGGCCGGACTAG
- a CDS encoding site-2 protease family protein, with the protein MDVSGGRGRPRPGNDESAEHTGSEAPAPGGAHGTGEPAPTSAAPADPGVTGDSTPPAEGDGGQDAANAASGSEGPRGEDPHGTASGGAGPQPEHADRPFAHSGTGKGPAPQRPEERRRGGLLMGRPFGVPVYVAPSWFLVAILITWVFGGQIDRILPELGAASYLVSLFFAVAFYASVLVHELAHTLAALRFKLPVRRIQLQFFGGVSEIEKEAETPGREFVLAFVGPLLSLVLAGLFYLGLLVVDPSSVAGVLLAGLMVSNLIVAVFNLLPGLPLDGGRMLRAVIWAITGRPMTGTVAAAWVGRALAVSVLIGLPLLTQSGALGSDAVDNVGMDTVLDALLAAILAAIIWTGAGNSLRMARLREHLPELRARALTRRAVPVETDTPLSEALRRANAAGARALVVVDPDGVPISLVREAAIVGVPEHRRPWVPVSGLAQDLTDGMRVSAELAGEELLDALRATPATEYLVVEETGEIYGVLSAADVERAFVKAMARPS; encoded by the coding sequence GTGGACGTAAGCGGCGGGCGCGGACGGCCGCGGCCCGGCAACGACGAGTCGGCCGAGCACACGGGGTCCGAGGCCCCGGCCCCCGGCGGCGCCCACGGCACCGGTGAGCCCGCCCCTACCTCGGCGGCCCCCGCCGACCCCGGCGTCACGGGCGACTCGACCCCGCCGGCCGAGGGCGACGGCGGACAGGACGCCGCGAACGCCGCGTCCGGCTCCGAGGGGCCGCGGGGCGAGGACCCTCACGGCACCGCGTCCGGCGGGGCCGGGCCGCAGCCGGAGCACGCCGACCGGCCGTTCGCCCACTCCGGCACCGGCAAGGGACCCGCCCCGCAGCGCCCCGAGGAGCGGCGGCGCGGCGGGCTGCTGATGGGCCGCCCCTTCGGCGTGCCCGTGTACGTGGCGCCCAGCTGGTTCCTCGTGGCGATCCTCATCACCTGGGTGTTCGGCGGCCAGATCGACCGCATCCTGCCCGAGCTGGGCGCGGCCAGCTATCTGGTCTCCCTGTTCTTCGCGGTGGCCTTCTACGCCTCCGTGCTGGTGCACGAGCTCGCCCACACCCTCGCAGCCCTGCGCTTCAAGCTCCCGGTGCGCCGCATCCAGCTCCAGTTCTTCGGCGGCGTCTCCGAGATCGAGAAGGAGGCCGAGACACCCGGCAGAGAGTTCGTACTGGCGTTCGTCGGCCCCCTGCTCTCCCTGGTGCTGGCCGGGCTGTTCTACCTCGGCCTGCTCGTCGTCGACCCCAGCAGCGTCGCCGGTGTGCTGCTGGCCGGCCTGATGGTGTCCAACCTCATCGTGGCCGTCTTCAACCTGCTGCCCGGTCTGCCGCTGGACGGCGGCCGGATGCTGCGCGCGGTCATCTGGGCGATCACCGGCAGGCCCATGACCGGCACGGTCGCCGCCGCCTGGGTGGGCCGCGCCCTCGCCGTCTCCGTGCTGATCGGCCTGCCGCTGCTCACCCAGTCCGGGGCGCTCGGCTCCGACGCGGTGGACAACGTCGGCATGGACACCGTCCTCGACGCCCTGCTCGCCGCCATCCTGGCCGCGATCATCTGGACCGGAGCCGGCAACAGCCTGCGCATGGCGCGCCTGCGCGAGCACCTGCCCGAGCTGCGGGCCCGCGCCCTCACCCGCCGCGCGGTCCCCGTGGAGACCGACACCCCGCTCTCCGAGGCCCTGCGCCGCGCCAACGCGGCCGGCGCCCGCGCCCTGGTCGTGGTCGACCCCGACGGCGTGCCGATCTCCCTGGTCCGCGAGGCCGCGATCGTCGGCGTCCCGGAGCACCGGCGGCCCTGGGTGCCGGTCAGCGGGCTCGCCCAGGACCTCACCGACGGCATGCGCGTCTCCGCGGAACTGGCCGGGGAGGAGCTGCTGGACGCGCTGCGCGCGACGCCCGCCACCGAGTACCTGGTGGTCGAGGAGACCGGCGAGATCTACGGCGTGCTGTCCGCCGCCGACGTGGAACGGGCCTTCGTGAAGGCCATGGCACGCCCCTCCTGA
- a CDS encoding tRNA (adenine-N1)-methyltransferase — protein sequence MSEPTGAARRRGPFKVGDQVQLTDPKGRHYTFTLEAGKNFHTHKGSFPHDELIGAPEGSVVRTTGNVAYLALRPLLPDYVLSMPRGAAVVYPKDAGQILAFADIFPGARVVEAGVGSGSLSSFLLRAIGDQGMLHSYERRQDFAEIAQQNVERYFGGPHPAWRLTVGDLQDNLSDTDVDRVILDMLAPWECLEAVSKALVPGGILCCYVATTTQLARTVESIREIGCFNEPTAWETMIRNWHIEGLAVRPDHRMIGHTGFLLTARRLADGVEPPMRRRRPAKGAYGEDYSGPNADGGTGR from the coding sequence ATGTCCGAACCGACCGGTGCCGCCCGCAGGCGCGGGCCCTTCAAGGTCGGGGACCAGGTACAGCTGACCGACCCCAAGGGCCGCCACTACACGTTCACGCTCGAGGCCGGGAAGAACTTCCACACCCACAAGGGTTCCTTCCCCCACGACGAACTGATCGGCGCTCCCGAGGGCAGCGTTGTCCGCACCACCGGGAACGTCGCCTATCTCGCGCTGCGCCCCCTGCTCCCCGACTACGTCCTGTCCATGCCCCGAGGGGCAGCCGTCGTCTACCCGAAGGACGCGGGGCAGATCCTCGCCTTCGCCGACATCTTCCCCGGCGCGCGCGTCGTCGAGGCGGGCGTGGGCTCCGGCTCGCTCAGCAGCTTCCTGCTGCGCGCCATCGGCGACCAGGGCATGCTGCACTCCTACGAGCGCCGCCAGGACTTCGCGGAGATCGCCCAGCAGAACGTGGAGCGCTACTTCGGCGGCCCGCACCCCGCCTGGCGGCTCACCGTCGGCGACCTCCAGGACAACCTGTCCGACACCGACGTCGACCGCGTCATCCTCGACATGCTGGCCCCCTGGGAGTGCCTGGAGGCCGTCTCCAAGGCGCTCGTGCCCGGCGGCATCCTCTGCTGCTACGTGGCCACCACCACCCAGCTCGCCCGGACCGTCGAGTCCATCCGGGAGATCGGCTGCTTCAACGAGCCGACCGCCTGGGAGACGATGATCCGCAACTGGCACATCGAGGGCCTGGCCGTCCGTCCCGACCACCGGATGATCGGCCACACCGGCTTCCTGCTCACCGCCCGCCGGCTCGCCGACGGCGTCGAGCCGCCCATGCGCCGCCGCCGCCCGGCCAAGGGCGCCTACGGCGAGGACTACTCCGGCCCCAACGCCGACGGAGGCACCGGCCGCTGA